The segment TCTGAAGCTAAAGAGGCACCGACTGCATCAGCTGGTGCGGTCTTCACCTCGTTTTCAAGAGGTGCTGGCAAATGGTGAGGGTTGTGTtgatgagagagaaaaacaagccTTTTCTGCAGGGTAATGAGCTCTGTATAAACAGTTTTCTCTGGAGCATGTGGATGATGGAGCTTTCGATGAGCCTCCAGAGACAGATCAGGGCTGGACCCCGCGAAGACAAATCGCAGCCCGTAACGATTGTAATTTTTCTAAATGCTTGAGGTTGAAAGGATGCTCCTGCTCGTGGGACTCACGCAGCATTTAGGCGATTCAGCCTGGGATACCTGACGCTTCGGTGCTTTACCCAGATTTCCAAGAGCTCCTGGGAGGCTTCCTTCATGCAACACGTCCTTTATAGCACCGCAAGTGATCTGACTTtaaaagcagcagggagaaaGGAGCCAATCCTCCAGACACTTGCAGTTATGGGGTTGTTGTCACAGTGTAAGCTGCACcaatttaaaagaatataacTTCTTCCAGCAGACAAGGGCTGAAAGTCAACAGCACAATGCCGTGCGCAGGGAGGAAGATTCCTGTTGTCGTAACTCTTTGTATGTTACTGAAGTGCCAAACGGATTAGAAGCTCTAAAAGCTTTaaatttctgtgcttttggCATCGTCTCCTTGGAACGAGCGCGTCTCTGTAGTGAAGCCTTGGAAGGGAAATGGTGCTTGAATGGGTAGTCCCAGACTGGTTTCTTCTAATTTCACTTGCAATCAAGCGATGGAGAGGAAGAGACAGATGCTGCAGCTGCATGATTACAGAAAATGCAGCTGTTAGCACACTTGCTTATTTTCCTGCTAATGAGGCATCAACTCTCTTCTGATTTTGCTGTTTGGGTCGTGCTTTTATTCTGGCAGAAAACGAGACCGCTGCATTTAGCTTTGAATTTCTGCAGTCGGGTCAGGGTTCTGCAGCTGCCGGTATAATTTTTCTGAACTGGTCCAGTTTGAGGAAGGAGAGAGTGACTGCAGCGAGCTTTAAAATGCCTGGTGGGCTCTGCACGCAGCTGGCTACACCGAGCTGCTCCGCCAAACTTGTTTCACTTCTAGCAGTTATAAATCACCGTCTCCTTGCTGCTAATCCAGTTCCTCAGCTGCAAGCAGGAGAGGGGTGGTTCTGCCGTAAGTATCTTCACTTTCAGTTCTTCAGCTAGTGTCGTGATTTCCTGGAGACTTCTGGGCACAGCTGGCTTTGCTTCGTGAAGCCAGACAGAGGTGGAAAGGGGACGAGCAGCCCTGACGCTCCTCCTTGGTGACTGAATTGAGCGCTGGCTGTAGATAAGAGCTCTCGGTAAGCTCTGTGTGACTCGGATTTTTAAGGCATGATATATGCTGTCAGATATTTCAGTTTCAAGCAGCATCCAGAAGCTCTGCTCATGCTGTATGctggggagagagaagggaTTACTGGCTCCCAGGTAAGTCCATGCTCAGGAGTTTTGCTGAGAAGTGAATGGGCAGGACTAGCCCCCTGGCAATTGTAATGCAAGCAGTTTGGTAAGCAGGGAATGAGTTCTTGCTAGTCCTGTGTGCGAGAGATGACTTTTGTTCAATGGAGCAACTGAGTAAGACTGCTTGTTTCTGGATGCGTGCCCGTAACAGGGATGAATCGCTGATTTAGCGGGCTCGTTTGCTTCATTCCTGTTGTGGTACCTCTCCAAAACTGGCAGTGGCATCACTGTAGTGGTCTCGTAGCAGATCCTCCTGGCCCTTTCTGCACCTGTGTCCGACAGATCGCAGACAACTGGAAAACGCAGCCAGTTCTCTGGGCTGAGAGCACCTTCAGTGGGACTGCGAGAGAGTTTCTCTAAAAGGGATCTCGAGGACCTGACCGAAAATGTTGCGGGTGGCTTCTGTGGGATATGGAGCTGGGTGTTGGGATCGTCCACCCCCTGCCATCAGTCACGATAAATTCACCCTGCATCCGGTTCTGGAATCTGGATCATCTGGAAGATCCATTCCAGTTTCTCAACCTGGTTGTTCTCACCTCTATTAGAGAATTATGTCAGAAAAAGGGAATTAAAAACACCAGCTTCGACAAGCTGCCCTGTGGGTCATGGCAGTTGATTTATCGTGGTGATATCCCGGGGTAGTTCCCTTTGTAGAAACTGAACCTTCTGAACCACGCTTTGTAAGTGACCACTTCCAGGCtcaaaatctgtttatttttactgatgATGTTGAGCTACTGCAGAGCAAACGGGACGCAGTcatgcttttgaaaacaaacacagttcGCCTAATTTTTAACTTGAGGTTTTTAGCGGGGTGTGATCTGGAAAAACGACCTGCTCTTGGTCTCCAAACTGAATGCTCAAGCGGGTCGGGGAGAAACTTGGCTGATTGGGTTTGTTTATCCAAGGAACTTGTGGCAATTTGTGAGGGAGCAAATACAGAAGTCAGCATTACTTCACTGTGATTGTACTCCTGCGGGTAGCCTGGTGTTTCTGCTATAAAGCTGCATTTCGGAGGGTTTACAATCATGTGGAAGTGTTGCTGGATGGAGCTGATGTTTTCCTTGCTGTTGCTTAAAGGATTTGCGTGGCCGTGATACCAAACCGTGTGGGGTTTGCTTATTTTGTCTTTGCACAAATTTCCAGATACTTAGTTCCTCGTCTGCAGCTGAGCTCGGAGTGGGGGAGAGAAAACTTAGAGACCAGATGAAAAGGAGGAGATCTCTGCAGATGTAGCCTCCTTCTACTAAGAAGTAGTAAATAAAAAGCCTGTGATGGCTTGATTACTGTTGTGCCTGAGAACTCATTGTGTCAAAGAGCTTACGCGACCGCGACTCTTGAAAAGGATCGCGTCGAATCACTGTGTTCTTCAcactttaatgcatttttgacTCAGTATCTCTAATGTCATCTCTGTGTGTTCAACTCGAGTGTTTCTCTTGACGTTCCGGTTGCAGTTGTCAGTGATGAAAGCTGGTGTAGAGAGGAGTTGGAAATACGCTACAGCACGCGGGACGGTGATACCTGTTCTGCACCAGAATGCAGATTTCACATCTGGGCTTCAGAGAGGGAGATGTTTTTGTTGCAGTTGGAGGAAACGTGCATATTAAAGCTCCATTTTCATCTAGAGTATCATAACTTAAAGCATTCCCGTGCTTAGGTTCTggaaaagatattttatgtAAGCTCTTGTTTGTCTTGGCATTCCCCGTGGGGTCCAACAGGGAAGGCAGCCACTGTGCTGTTACTGATTCTCCACTTCATCGCTGGAGAAATTCCCTTCCTTCAACCTGTACCGAACTTCTTTTTATCCTTTGGGCAGGTCTGGTTTGAACAAAGTCACGTCTAAAGTACTCTGGTTTTAAGAAATATCCTTCTTTATTCAAACACTGCTGTGCTATAAAGCCTCAGCAAGTGAAGGACGTGGAGTGGTGGCCAGAAGATGACCGCTGCTCTCAGGAGAGCGATGGGAGCTTGAGGAGAAGGGGCAGCTGATGCTGGTTTTTAAGGCAAGCCATGGttggttcatttttttcccctccctgctgaGCATTTCTGCCAGAGGTCCAATCTTTTGTTGGGGACAGCAGAAAATAGGTTTGGAGTTGCAAGGAAACCACCGGTCTGTATGGACTGGGAGACAAGCCTTGTttgcacattttgttttttcaatagAAGTCCTCTTGCTAGCTCCCAGGGTTGGCTGTGGTTAATACGGCTGCTTGTGCAAGAATTCCTCAGATTTGGGGAGAAATTGTCTGTCTGAACTGATGAACCATCTTCCCAAATTCCAGAACCTGTGTTgcttatcagaaaaaaaaacacggaTGTATATAAATGTTTGCTCCCTGTGGAGCGCTCCAGTTTGGGCACTAGCCAGAGGAGTTATCCCACACGTAACGGGGTGTAAAGGGTTCAGTCACTCCAGGACATCCCAGGAAGGCTTTGACATCTGCAAAAACAACGTGCAAACCACGGCGGCTTTCAATTCCTGGTTTTCTTTTAGTTAATGCATACAGAAGCAAGTCAATTAAAACACACTGGGCTTATTTCAAATAGATAATCTAATTATCAGCTTGATTAAGCCATATCAAATGAACAGTTCTTGTAATTTGGTAGCTTTGTTCTCATCACTACAGATGCAGGAGCTTTAATTAGCCAGCCTCCAAGTAGCAGGCCGGCGTCGATCGTGTCAATCGCGGGGTGCTGCAGCCGAGTAAATACCTGGTGCAGGGGGCATCCAACAGCTCCCGGGTGGATGCTGGTGGGAAGCCTGGCACTTCGGTGCCTATAAAGGGAATCTGACTGCTTTGTAAACACCACTAAATGCAAGCGATCGCCCTTTGCTGCTGTTTCCCATGCTCAGATACAGGCTGTGTTAAATCTGTTCCAACATATCTcaattagacttttttttttttcaatgcctGTGGTTATCCCAAACTCGCACACTTTCGTGGCTTTCAGCATAGAGCTCGGGGCGAGCCGTTCTCCTCCGAGGCCTTCCTGCACTGGCAGGAAAAGTTCCCTCTTACGGTAAATCGGAGCCGGACCGTTTCTTTAACTTTTTACCTGGCTGGGAAAGTCCGGAGGCGGTGGGGCCGGCCGGGCAGCAGCGTGTCGGGGCGCAGGGAGGTGGTTTGCTCAGCCTCGCAGGCAGATGCttatctcttccttcttctgtttTGGACATTCGTGTCGGTTTTAACGGTGTCCTTTCCATCTAGATGGAAAGTCAGGGATGACACGGCTAAGTAAtccctttcctctttttgcGAGCCTGCTCGAGCCTCTGCCAGATGTGGCGATGGGGTTGGTGGGAGTCCGCAGCTTTTACAAAACGCGATTGTGGGGAACGACAGCAGCACCAGGTAGCCAGGTCCTAACCTGTATAGGGatttgcatgtatttattttattagcgTTGGCAGATCTCCACCTAATAGACCCAAGTTTACTTTTTATATGAGTaggtggacttttttttttgtttttcttctgtctaaTTGTTTCAAAAAACGACAGTGAAGCAGCCTGCCTGTACCAACACGCAAGCAGTCACATACCTGGCATTTATTTCTGTGCCTACCCTGGACCGGGATTCAGATGAGCTTTGGTAGATGCGATGAGAGTTTGTAACGTGGTAGAGACGGCATCGGCTTAGCGGGGAATGCGtttgggctgggagctggcGAAACAACTCTCTGGATAAATCCTGGTTTTCCTGGCTGCTGTGACACTTGCCGTCACCACCTCGCCTTTAATTACTGCCATGTTCTAGGGCTTAATATTAAACCGCAGCACATTGCATCCTGTCTCCTAATTGGCTTAACTGGCCGTCACCCAAAAAGACTCGGCTCTGTGCAGCAACAAGCTGGCCCGAGTGTTTCCTAACCGGCAGCCGGTGCTTCGTGAGGAGGTGGGTCCCTCTCAGTGCTATtaacagatgttttttttttcctctcttcgtTCTCAGGATTGGACATTGATCCTATGACGCATGCCCGGAAGAaacaacttttccttctgaagcaTCCAGCTGGTTCTGCTGGCCAGGCTTCGTCCCCCCCAGGCAGCGGGAGGATGGACAGGACACGGGCAGAGGGCGGCGAGCAGAAGGACGGGGATGGCACCGAAAGCACCAACGGGCCGAGTGGGTTTGCGGGGCCGAACAAAAGCAAGAACTTGCAGGAAGTCCGCAAGACGTACCCGCTGCGCAGACGCCTGCTCCCTTCGGTGAACAAAAAGACCTGCAAAGTGCTCCTCACCAGGCTGGAGGACGTGGCTGGATCTCTGTCAAAGGAGACGCAGAGCTGCAAAAAGAAGGACCTTCCCAGTTGGGTGGAGGGCTTGGGACCTACCTTTTTTGCTGAACAAGTGAAGCCCGTGGGAGCGGGGAAGAGTGATTCCTCTGGGGAGAAGTGCACAATAACTTATCCGGGGACAGACGAAGACCTTGACACCGCTCCTTCGGAGCCCAGGAAGCGTAGGCTGGCCTCACTGAATGCAGAGGCTGTGAACAATCTGCTTTTTGAGCGGGACGATGGTTTGCTGTCTGGCAGGCGCTGTCGGAGGGATTCTGCCAAAGCCTCTGGAGACTGTACGGTCAAGAGCTTGCATTGCAAAGCTGGTGACAACTGGTCTGCCTTGGAGAAACCAGCTGTGAAAACAGGTAAAGGCAAAAACCGCCACGAGCCCAGTCAGAAATGCAATAGCTGTGAGCATTCGCTGGATGAGGTCTTTGATGATGGGACAAAGAGGGAGGATGGTACCGTCCCCTATCATCCCACCCCAAAGAGACTGGCCAGCCTGAACGCTGTGGCCTTTCTGAAGCTGACCCACGAGAAGGACCAGCCCCTGAAGCAGAGGAGTAAATCGGATGGGGAGGGCAAGTCCGAGAACCACTGTTCGAAATCTACGCTCAAGTGGGCCAAAGCCAGTCGGAAGAATTGCGTCAAGTCCAAAAAGGAAGCGGCGAGCTTGAAAATGGAAGGGCAGCACGGCTGGCGGGGGCTCACCCTGGGCGCTTTCGGGAAAGCAGAGCAGCGGGACTCCTCTAGGCTCTACAGGACGGCTGAACCCGTCCCTTACGAATCCCTCTCTAGCTCCTACGCTAGCACGGAGAGCTTCTACCACAGACTGCCTTTGCTCATGGGTGGACAAGCTTCCATGAAGCCTGAGTATGGAAGACCCGGAGAGAAATCCCCAACTCCCAAGCAGGAATTTCATCAGCCTTCCTTTCCCGTGCAGCAGTTCCCTCCCTTGCCCGTTCCCGGGAATCACACGGATTGTGGATGTCTCTATGAGTCCTCGGATCTGACTCCGTTGAACGGGTTTTACGTTTGTTATGGCCAAAGTGGATACAGTGGCTACTCTCACTGCTCGGTTTACCCCAAGGATGAGCTTTCGCAGTCTGCGACCTGTGAGGGGCTCTTGGTATCGCCGGGCTCCTTGCCATCGGGTGCTCATTTCCAGCCCCTCCACTGGTGCAGCTCCCCGTACTGCTGTGGGGAAGGGACGGCTATTAACAGCTACAGCGTCTGCGGCGTCGTGCACGTGCCGGAGGGCAGGATCAGCAGCGTGCACGCGGGACGAAACAGCTACCCCTACAAAATGCCTTTTGCAGCAGGTAAGGTGCAAAGCGTGAGCAACATCTCGGTTGGCGTTCCTAGGAGAAGAGGgctgctctttgcttttttgctcAGTGGCTACTGGAGGTGTCTCGCGGTTCCTCAAAGCTTGGGATTGGAAAGAAATCTGTTTCACCTCCCTTTCCCCCAGTTTTAGCCCAGAAAGGCTAAAAAGCCCCTTGAAAAGTCTAACTGGTGTGGAAATCATGGAAGTGCTGAAAGAATCTAGGCAGAAAGGAAGTGACCGAGGGCTTGTTGTGCTGGAGCTGACTGCTTTGCCTGGTGTAAAATGCGTGGTTTCCGTTCCTAGATGCTTTGCAAGGCTTCTcgctgtctgctgctgagcagagggcCTGAAACACGTCAGGCTGCGTTGCCCATCCCGTCCCAAAAGCCTGCTCTCACAACCGAAGCATCCTGGCAGAGCAGCGCAAAGAAGCGAGCTCTGCCTCGGTTGTCAGACTCTTCccagtaaaagctgctcagggGATGCAGTCTTTTAAGGTTTCATTCGATCTGATCTGGCAGGGCTGAGCCATGATTCAGTTTGAGTCTACTGGTTGGACTGATGCTTGAATTTCTTTGCGGTGATGTAAGTGCTGGTAGGTCGTCGCTTCGGCGGATAGCGGTGCTGTTGTTTGCTATTCAActggaaaaatcaggccccgaaATGGGGTGAGTGGCAGTGGAAGGGTGGGGTAGTTGGTGAAAGTCACCAAGcaaggcactgctgctgcttccaaacgtgctgtgcaggcagagctgctgctcagctgctgggggTGTAAGCGTTAGCATTTCACCTAACCATAGGCACGCGTTCGAGTCAGAAGAAGCACGACTGAGCCACCCCAAACAGCTTTCCAGGTAGGTGGTTGAGGTTTGGGTTTGAGCGAGGCTTTGCCATCTTCCCTTGTAGGAAGCTGCTGAAAGGCGGGAGCGTTTGGTCGAAGCATAATTTCCATTTTCCCTAAATATCTCCGCTGTCGTAGCGCTGCTTCCTACGGCAGGGGCCAGGCAGTGTTCCCTCGCAGCTTCGGTGCCCTTTCGATCCCAAGACAACCAGCTCGGCAGCGTGTTCTCGTCTGACACCTTCCTGCCTGGTGCCCCCAGGTCATGCCAGCCTgcttcgttttttttttttttcttcaacattttGCATGCTGCTGCCTCCGATTCCCAGTAAGCAGAGGGGCTTTTTTCTGAGTTCAGCCCTCCCTACAAGCCCAGTGGCTTCTCGCGGAGCTGGCAGTTTCAGGGTATGTGTTTACCAGCAATGTGTCACCCCGCTGCTCTGAGCTTTTCCCAACGTGGATTAGCAGGCGGCAGGATCCTTTCCTGCTGTAGCACATTTTTGGACGCAGCCCGTTCTGGGTTAAAGCCTCCTGCACGTGTGAATGCTTCGCGGGCTCTCGGTTCCTTCCTGTGAGCAGCTCGGGTTTAAAAGTCTCCGCATCAGAATAATTTAGACTTTGTTCTGCAGGCTGAAGGAGGTCTCCCAGGATATTAACAGGAGTTTGTGCTTAGGAGGTGGTTTTTATAGGTCTGCCTCTGAAATTTCATCCTCCCCTCAAGTGGGTTAGTTCAGGGAATTCAAGGATTACTCGGTTGGAAGTGCCAGGCTCCCATCTGAGAGCATCGGTACGAGGGGATCCAACACGGTGTGTGACACGGGGAGGATCTGTCTCAGGTGGCATGTTCGAGTTGCAGCCTCTTGTGAGCAAAACAGGGGAGAGGGGATTCAGGGAAGCGGTGGTTCACCGCTCCACGGGTCCTGTGGGGATTCCTGAACTCACACCCTGACGTCTCACCAGCAAAGTTGTTTCAGCATCTGCTGCTCGGGGTCAGCAAACCCCAGCGATGCCCACAGCAGCCCTCGGGTCCGCGGTTCAGCACTGGCTTCGGTGCAGCCCTGGTAGGGAGGGAGGCCGATTTCCCCTTCTTGCAGGGGGATCTCGTTCATTATTCAGCCGGAGCTCGGTGACTTCGTGGCTTTTATTACCTTTTTATGTTCTTTAGCAGCTCTCTGTTGTGCAGCAGCGTGCTACCGCAGACCTGCTAGGTCACGCTCTAGGCTGGAGGCATCTCCTGGAGGTTGCCCTCAGCTACTCTTTCAGTCACCACTGAAAGCGTGCCTTTGGATGCAGGGGGTAGGAACGAGTTATGTCTCGGTCTGGGGGTTGTCTTCCTGCTGACACAAGGTAAAACAGACCACACTTGCTCTTTTCTTGGCCTCAGCCTGGTTTGGGGGCTTGTTTTAGGACATCTGTAGGTGTTCCAGGCTGCTtctgagaggcagcagcagccgagTTACCTGTCGTGGTCACTGCTTCTGCCCTGGGGGCGCGGTTTTGCTGAAGGCAGCCCCATGCATCATTTCACATAGTTTTGATCCAcgtttttttgtatttctggagTTAATTTGGAGAATCTTCTCATTTTTCCCCTGATTACTTGAATTCAGCTTCTGGAAAGAAGCTGGCTTCTGCCACTGCCGTGGTTTAATCCCTCCCATCACTCCGATAagccttttatttcctttatgcATATCGACAGGCTGGAGCGCTTTGGATGCTGGCCAGTCTGATGTGTGTTACTGGCTGGCAGGACTTGGGGGGATTTCAGAGGGGTTTGTTGTAGCGCAGTGTCATCAGCAACAACATATTGGAGGATCACAGGCTTAGAAACATCTTCGCTTTTAGAATCCTGTGACGGTGCAAAATGAAATTACGACACGAAGGGGCTTCGCTGCTGTAATGCAATAAAGAGAATTTCAGGGGACGGTGTTGGTGCTTTGGGACAGTCCTGGTTGTGTAGTCCTCTTGTATTTCAAATGACATTCGtgcctcttttccttcccttctcatAGAAGGCTGCAAGTCTCTGGACCAGCT is part of the Anas platyrhynchos isolate ZD024472 breed Pekin duck chromosome 5, IASCAAS_PekinDuck_T2T, whole genome shotgun sequence genome and harbors:
- the BAHD1 gene encoding bromo adjacent homology domain-containing 1 protein isoform X1; protein product: MVYLDMALRWSACSQTELPPSGWVSSSHGVLQKYGGQRGLSAPLVFAATSSGLDIDPMTHARKKQLFLLKHPAGSAGQASSPPGSGRMDRTRAEGGEQKDGDGTESTNGPSGFAGPNKSKNLQEVRKTYPLRRRLLPSVNKKTCKVLLTRLEDVAGSLSKETQSCKKKDLPSWVEGLGPTFFAEQVKPVGAGKSDSSGEKCTITYPGTDEDLDTAPSEPRKRRLASLNAEAVNNLLFERDDGLLSGRRCRRDSAKASGDCTVKSLHCKAGDNWSALEKPAVKTGKGKNRHEPSQKCNSCEHSLDEVFDDGTKREDGTVPYHPTPKRLASLNAVAFLKLTHEKDQPLKQRSKSDGEGKSENHCSKSTLKWAKASRKNCVKSKKEAASLKMEGQHGWRGLTLGAFGKAEQRDSSRLYRTAEPVPYESLSSSYASTESFYHRLPLLMGGQASMKPEYGRPGEKSPTPKQEFHQPSFPVQQFPPLPVPGNHTDCGCLYESSDLTPLNGFYVCYGQSGYSGYSHCSVYPKDELSQSATCEGLLVSPGSLPSGAHFQPLHWCSSPYCCGEGTAINSYSVCGVVHVPEGRISSVHAGRNSYPYKMPFAAEGCKSLDQLNLTIPVAGHPASPAHPLSGCPVPSVPPAAEPVPHLQTPNSDPQTMARECPQSSKPPSGSKSGLRNTTGCLHASDSKAAGGHGHPKQQRISRRRATNGWIPVGTACEKAVYVVNEPEPAVRKSYQAVERDGEIIRVRDTVLLKSGPRKKSMPYVAKISALWEDPKTGELMMSLLWYYRPEHTQGGRNPSMHQNEIFASRHQDENSVACIEEKCYVLTFAEYCRFCALAKRRVEGIPGRKTIMVPPSEEYSTPLHRKVPEDTDPELVFLCRHVYDFRHGRILKNPQ
- the BAHD1 gene encoding bromo adjacent homology domain-containing 1 protein isoform X2, with the protein product MTHARKKQLFLLKHPAGSAGQASSPPGSGRMDRTRAEGGEQKDGDGTESTNGPSGFAGPNKSKNLQEVRKTYPLRRRLLPSVNKKTCKVLLTRLEDVAGSLSKETQSCKKKDLPSWVEGLGPTFFAEQVKPVGAGKSDSSGEKCTITYPGTDEDLDTAPSEPRKRRLASLNAEAVNNLLFERDDGLLSGRRCRRDSAKASGDCTVKSLHCKAGDNWSALEKPAVKTGKGKNRHEPSQKCNSCEHSLDEVFDDGTKREDGTVPYHPTPKRLASLNAVAFLKLTHEKDQPLKQRSKSDGEGKSENHCSKSTLKWAKASRKNCVKSKKEAASLKMEGQHGWRGLTLGAFGKAEQRDSSRLYRTAEPVPYESLSSSYASTESFYHRLPLLMGGQASMKPEYGRPGEKSPTPKQEFHQPSFPVQQFPPLPVPGNHTDCGCLYESSDLTPLNGFYVCYGQSGYSGYSHCSVYPKDELSQSATCEGLLVSPGSLPSGAHFQPLHWCSSPYCCGEGTAINSYSVCGVVHVPEGRISSVHAGRNSYPYKMPFAAEGCKSLDQLNLTIPVAGHPASPAHPLSGCPVPSVPPAAEPVPHLQTPNSDPQTMARECPQSSKPPSGSKSGLRNTTGCLHASDSKAAGGHGHPKQQRISRRRATNGWIPVGTACEKAVYVVNEPEPAVRKSYQAVERDGEIIRVRDTVLLKSGPRKKSMPYVAKISALWEDPKTGELMMSLLWYYRPEHTQGGRNPSMHQNEIFASRHQDENSVACIEEKCYVLTFAEYCRFCALAKRRVEGIPGRKTIMVPPSEEYSTPLHRKVPEDTDPELVFLCRHVYDFRHGRILKNPQ